Proteins encoded by one window of Actinocorallia herbida:
- a CDS encoding cysteine desulfurase family protein: MPYFDAASTEPLHPAARSALLDAFETGWADPARLYGSGRRARMLLDQARARIAARLSVRPDELGFTTSGTQAVHLGVLGALAGRRRVGRHLVVSAVEHSSVLHAAEAHERDGGEVTEVPVDLFGRVDPAAFAAALRPDTALACLQSANHEVGTVQPVAEVAAACREAGVPLLVDAAQSLGRMPVPEGWSLLTGSAHKFGGPPGVGLLAVRKGTRWRSPLPEDEREGRRVPGFENVPGAVAAAAALDAVAEEAPAENARLSELVARIRREVPRLVEDVEVVGDPERRLPHLVTFSVLYVEGEAIVTELDRLGFAVSSGSSCTADSLRPSHVLEAMGVITHGNVRVSLPRGASAAEVDRFLAVLPETAARLRRSAGVTS, translated from the coding sequence GTGCCTTATTTCGACGCCGCCTCGACCGAACCCCTGCATCCCGCCGCACGCAGCGCGCTGCTGGACGCGTTCGAGACCGGCTGGGCCGATCCGGCACGCCTGTACGGATCGGGACGACGGGCCAGAATGCTACTGGATCAGGCACGCGCGCGGATCGCGGCGCGGCTGTCGGTGCGCCCTGACGAACTCGGATTCACCACTTCCGGAACCCAGGCCGTCCACCTGGGGGTCCTCGGCGCGCTCGCGGGCCGTCGGCGCGTCGGGAGGCACCTGGTGGTGAGCGCGGTGGAGCACTCCAGCGTGCTGCACGCGGCGGAGGCGCACGAGCGCGACGGCGGCGAGGTCACCGAGGTGCCCGTCGACCTGTTCGGCAGGGTCGACCCGGCGGCGTTCGCGGCGGCGCTGCGGCCGGACACCGCGCTGGCCTGCCTCCAGTCGGCCAACCACGAGGTCGGCACCGTCCAGCCCGTCGCGGAGGTCGCGGCGGCCTGCCGGGAGGCGGGGGTGCCGCTGCTGGTGGACGCCGCGCAGTCGCTCGGCCGGATGCCGGTGCCGGAGGGCTGGTCGCTGCTGACCGGGAGCGCGCACAAGTTCGGCGGGCCGCCCGGCGTCGGGCTGCTCGCGGTGCGCAAGGGCACGCGCTGGCGCTCCCCGCTGCCCGAGGACGAGCGCGAGGGCCGCCGCGTCCCGGGGTTCGAGAACGTGCCGGGGGCGGTCGCCGCCGCCGCCGCGCTGGACGCCGTCGCCGAGGAGGCGCCCGCGGAGAACGCGCGGCTGTCTGAGTTGGTGGCGCGGATCCGCCGGGAGGTGCCCCGGCTGGTCGAGGACGTCGAGGTCGTCGGCGACCCGGAGCGACGATTGCCCCATCTCGTCACGTTCTCGGTGCTTTATGTAGAAGGCGAGGCGATCGTCACTGAACTCGACCGTTTGGGTTTTGCGGTTTCGTCGGGCAGCTCATGCACGGCGGATAGCCTTCGTCCTAGCCACGTCTTGGAGGCAATGGGTGTGATTACCCATGGAAACGTCCGGGTATCGCTGCCCCGGGGAGCTTCCGCCGCGGAGGTCGACCGGTTCCTCGCCGTCCTGCCCGAGACGGCGGCCCGGTTGCGCCGCAGCGCCGGCGTGACCAGCTGA
- the trpD gene encoding anthranilate phosphoribosyltransferase has product MSARTTWPALLNALLSGESLTAEETGWAMSQIMAGAATDAQIAGFAVALRAKGETVAEVGGIAAGMLANATPLAIEGDLVDLVGTGGDQHHTVNFSTMAAIVAAGAGAKVVKHGNRAASSSCGTADVLEALGVVIDLPPAATEKVAAEAGIAFLFAPVYHPAFRYTAGPRRELGTPTVFNFLGPLTNPAHPRSFAVGVFHERMAPVLAGVFAARGSTGLVFRGEDGMDELSTTGPSKVWTVRDGEVGETVFDPAELGVPRATIADFRGADATFNAGVVHKVLAGEPGPIRDMVRLNAAAALVAAAGAPDPDGLVPALKDAYERAGEAIDSGAARNLLERWVGISQRHRPS; this is encoded by the coding sequence GTGAGCGCCCGAACCACTTGGCCCGCCCTGCTCAACGCCCTGCTGTCCGGGGAATCCCTGACCGCGGAGGAGACGGGCTGGGCGATGAGCCAGATCATGGCGGGGGCCGCGACGGACGCGCAGATCGCCGGGTTCGCGGTCGCGCTGCGGGCCAAGGGCGAGACCGTCGCGGAGGTGGGGGGCATCGCGGCCGGGATGCTGGCCAACGCCACTCCGCTGGCGATCGAGGGCGACCTGGTCGACCTGGTCGGCACCGGCGGCGACCAGCACCACACGGTGAACTTCTCCACGATGGCCGCGATCGTCGCGGCGGGGGCGGGCGCGAAGGTCGTCAAGCACGGCAACCGCGCCGCGTCGTCGTCCTGCGGCACCGCCGACGTGCTGGAGGCGCTCGGCGTGGTGATCGACCTGCCTCCGGCGGCCACCGAGAAGGTCGCCGCCGAGGCCGGGATCGCGTTCCTGTTCGCCCCCGTGTACCACCCCGCGTTCCGCTACACCGCGGGACCCCGGCGCGAGCTGGGCACGCCGACCGTGTTCAACTTCCTCGGCCCGCTCACCAACCCGGCCCATCCGCGGTCGTTCGCGGTCGGCGTCTTCCACGAGCGGATGGCCCCGGTCCTGGCCGGGGTGTTCGCCGCACGCGGCTCGACCGGCCTGGTCTTCCGCGGCGAGGACGGCATGGACGAGCTGTCCACGACCGGTCCGTCGAAGGTCTGGACGGTCCGCGACGGCGAGGTCGGCGAGACCGTCTTCGACCCGGCCGAGCTGGGCGTCCCGCGGGCGACCATCGCGGACTTCCGGGGCGCGGACGCGACCTTCAACGCGGGCGTCGTGCACAAGGTGCTGGCGGGCGAGCCGGGCCCGATCCGGGACATGGTCCGGCTGAACGCCGCGGCGGCCCTCGTCGCCGCCGCGGGCGCCCCGGACCCCGACGGCCTCGTCCCGGCCCTGAAAGACGCCTACGAGCGCGCGGGAGAGGCCATCGACTCAGGAGCAGCCAGGAACCTTCTGGAGCGCTGGGTGGGCATCTCACAGCGGCACAGGCCCTCTTAA
- a CDS encoding carbohydrate kinase family protein, producing the protein MRIAVTGSIATDHLMTFPGRFSDQLLPDQLAQVSLSFLVDELEIRRGGIAANISFGLGSLGLRPLLVGSVGADFAEYRAWLERHGVDCSGVHVSELRHTARFMCTTDTDHNQIASFYAGAMAEARNIELSPLGDLDLVVISPNDPEAMVRHTDECRDRGVPFAADPSQQLARMEGEEVRRLIGGARYLFTNEYEKALCEQKSGWSDAEVLDQVDIRVTTLGAKGVVIDRKGEPGLHVPAAPDVRKVEPTGVGDGFRAGFLAAVAWGLGLERGAQLGNLVAAHALETAGGQEYSLDKAVLIERMAAAYGPDASADIAAHLS; encoded by the coding sequence GTGCGCATCGCCGTGACAGGCTCCATCGCGACCGACCATCTGATGACCTTCCCCGGCAGGTTCTCCGACCAGCTGCTGCCCGACCAGCTCGCCCAGGTCTCGCTGTCCTTCCTGGTGGACGAGCTGGAGATCCGCCGCGGCGGCATCGCGGCCAACATCTCCTTCGGCCTCGGCTCGCTCGGCCTGCGCCCGCTGCTCGTCGGCTCGGTCGGCGCCGACTTCGCCGAGTACCGGGCCTGGCTGGAGCGCCACGGCGTCGACTGCTCCGGCGTGCACGTGTCCGAGCTGCGGCACACTGCCCGGTTCATGTGCACCACCGACACCGACCACAACCAGATCGCCTCCTTCTACGCCGGGGCGATGGCCGAGGCCCGCAACATCGAGCTGTCCCCGCTCGGTGACCTCGACCTCGTGGTGATCAGCCCGAACGACCCCGAGGCGATGGTCCGGCACACCGACGAGTGCCGCGACCGCGGTGTTCCGTTCGCCGCCGACCCGTCCCAGCAGCTCGCCCGGATGGAGGGCGAGGAGGTCCGCCGGCTCATCGGCGGCGCCCGCTACCTGTTCACCAACGAGTACGAGAAGGCGCTCTGCGAGCAGAAGTCCGGCTGGTCCGACGCCGAGGTGCTCGACCAGGTGGACATCCGGGTGACGACCCTGGGCGCCAAGGGCGTCGTCATCGACCGCAAGGGCGAGCCCGGCCTGCACGTCCCGGCCGCGCCCGACGTCCGCAAGGTCGAGCCGACCGGTGTCGGCGACGGCTTCCGCGCGGGCTTCCTCGCCGCGGTGGCCTGGGGCCTGGGCCTGGAGCGGGGCGCCCAGCTCGGCAACCTCGTCGCCGCGCACGCGCTGGAGACCGCCGGCGGCCAGGAGTACTCCCTGGACAAGGCGGTGCTGATCGAGCGCATGGCCGCGGCCTACGGTCCCGACGCCTCGGCGGACATCGCCGCCCACCTGAGCTGA
- a CDS encoding L,D-transpeptidase yields MQVNRAAARAGAAGLLLVPLLASCSGEGSAPPVAAVAITPANAGAVQPDTSVTVQATKGKLQNVTVTDAAGRSVPGVLAADGASWKSRYPLDPGARYAVAATALGADGQVQTAESAFTTNKPSQTAAGTVEFPEAGETVGVGMPIKINFDREITDKAAVERALEVRASQPVEGAWRWFDDKSVIFRTKDYWPAHTRIRLIGHLAGVQLAKGVYGAQNLDRSFRVGERIETVGSAKTHKVEVKVAGKKARTMPASMGMGGAVKYMTTSGNHLTMEKEYMTVMTSPDAGPGQPGYYQQNVYYTVRISNSGEYLHSAPWSVGSQGYANVSHGCINLSPDNAKWFHKISHRGDPVKIVGTERDLEPENGWGYWQLDWKGWLKTSKAQGITTAAMDGSEHAPAKAEAAVQNKTPHKTQNKAPGVPAAPAVKQHGAGQP; encoded by the coding sequence GTGCAGGTCAACCGCGCCGCCGCTAGGGCGGGAGCCGCAGGACTGCTCCTGGTCCCGCTGCTCGCAAGCTGCTCAGGCGAGGGGTCGGCGCCACCGGTGGCCGCCGTGGCGATCACGCCGGCCAACGCGGGGGCCGTCCAGCCGGACACCTCGGTGACGGTCCAGGCGACCAAGGGCAAGCTCCAGAACGTCACGGTCACCGACGCGGCGGGGCGGTCCGTCCCGGGCGTCCTGGCCGCCGACGGGGCCTCGTGGAAGTCCAGGTACCCGCTCGACCCCGGCGCCAGGTACGCGGTCGCCGCGACGGCCCTGGGCGCCGACGGCCAGGTGCAGACCGCGGAGTCGGCGTTCACCACGAACAAGCCGTCTCAGACAGCCGCCGGAACCGTCGAGTTCCCGGAGGCGGGGGAGACGGTGGGCGTCGGGATGCCGATCAAGATCAACTTTGATCGGGAGATCACCGACAAGGCCGCCGTCGAGCGGGCCCTGGAGGTGCGCGCGTCCCAGCCCGTCGAGGGCGCCTGGCGCTGGTTCGACGACAAGAGCGTCATCTTCCGGACCAAGGACTACTGGCCCGCCCACACCAGGATCCGGCTCATCGGGCACCTCGCCGGCGTGCAGCTCGCCAAGGGCGTCTACGGCGCGCAGAACCTCGACCGGAGCTTCCGGGTGGGGGAGCGGATCGAGACGGTCGGCAGCGCCAAGACACACAAGGTCGAGGTCAAGGTCGCGGGCAAGAAGGCCAGGACGATGCCCGCCAGCATGGGCATGGGCGGCGCCGTCAAGTACATGACGACCTCCGGGAACCATCTGACGATGGAGAAGGAGTACATGACCGTCATGACCTCGCCCGACGCGGGGCCGGGCCAGCCGGGCTATTACCAGCAGAACGTGTACTACACGGTCCGGATCTCCAACAGCGGCGAGTACCTGCACAGCGCCCCGTGGTCGGTCGGCTCGCAGGGCTATGCCAACGTCAGCCACGGCTGCATCAACCTGTCGCCGGACAACGCCAAGTGGTTCCACAAGATCAGCCACCGCGGCGACCCGGTGAAGATCGTCGGCACCGAGCGCGACCTCGAGCCGGAGAACGGCTGGGGCTACTGGCAGCTCGACTGGAAGGGCTGGCTGAAGACCAGCAAGGCCCAGGGCATCACCACCGCGGCGATGGACGGCTCGGAGCACGCCCCGGCCAAGGCCGAGGCCGCGGTCCAGAACAAGACCCCGCACAAGACCCAGAACAAGGCGCCGGGGGTGCCCGCGGCGCCCGCCGTCAAGCAGCACGGCGCCGGGCAGCCCTGA
- a CDS encoding response regulator transcription factor produces the protein MSTTDATASPVKVLVYSDDAATREQIRLAIGRRPATDLPPVEYVECATQPAVVRLLDAGGIDLAVLDGEAQPAGGLGVCRQAKDEVYDCPPVLAVIARRDDGWLATWSRADAVVTQPLDPFEVAKSAALLLRRRAADRLPVL, from the coding sequence ATGAGCACCACGGACGCCACCGCCTCCCCGGTCAAGGTCCTCGTCTACAGCGACGACGCAGCGACCCGTGAGCAGATCCGGCTGGCCATCGGCCGCCGCCCCGCCACCGACCTCCCGCCCGTGGAGTACGTCGAGTGCGCGACCCAGCCCGCGGTCGTCCGCCTGCTGGACGCGGGCGGGATCGATCTCGCGGTCCTCGACGGCGAGGCGCAGCCCGCGGGCGGCCTCGGGGTCTGCCGCCAGGCCAAGGACGAGGTCTACGACTGCCCGCCGGTCCTCGCGGTGATCGCCCGCAGGGACGACGGCTGGCTGGCCACCTGGTCGCGCGCCGACGCCGTGGTGACCCAGCCGCTCGACCCGTTCGAGGTGGCCAAGTCCGCGGCCCTGCTCCTGCGCCGCCGCGCCGCCGACCGCCTGCCGGTCCTGTAA
- a CDS encoding c-type cytochrome: MTRFTAWRRRSWAGYAVVLAALVAIGAIYAGVSPATDQAQATGTQAQAADLAKGKELFNQNCASCHGLNAEGTKDAADNTIAPSLIGVGAAAVHFQITTGRMPAMTTAAQVPSKKVVAPFDDEANVTAVAEYIQSLGGGPGVPAVPEGGDVALGGKLFRTNCAQCHNFTGQGGALTEGKFAPDLMDTTPVQLYEAMLTGPQAMPVFNDTTLTPEDKAAIIAFIETTREEPNPGGAGLGRMGPVSEGLVGWVVGIGLLVFASIWITAKKPKKLKKS; this comes from the coding sequence GTGACTAGGTTCACCGCATGGCGCCGGCGCTCCTGGGCGGGCTACGCCGTCGTGCTGGCCGCCCTGGTGGCCATCGGCGCCATTTACGCCGGTGTGTCGCCCGCCACCGATCAGGCTCAGGCGACCGGCACCCAGGCCCAGGCCGCCGACCTCGCCAAGGGCAAGGAGCTGTTCAACCAGAACTGCGCCAGCTGCCACGGCCTCAACGCCGAGGGCACCAAGGACGCCGCCGACAACACCATCGCACCGAGCCTGATCGGCGTCGGGGCGGCGGCGGTCCACTTCCAGATCACCACCGGCCGCATGCCGGCGATGACGACGGCCGCGCAGGTGCCGAGCAAGAAGGTCGTCGCGCCGTTCGACGACGAGGCCAACGTGACCGCGGTCGCCGAGTACATCCAGTCGCTGGGTGGCGGCCCGGGTGTCCCGGCGGTGCCGGAGGGCGGCGACGTCGCGCTGGGCGGGAAGCTCTTCCGCACCAACTGCGCGCAGTGCCACAACTTCACCGGCCAGGGCGGCGCCCTGACCGAGGGCAAGTTCGCGCCCGACCTGATGGACACCACGCCCGTCCAGCTGTACGAGGCGATGCTCACCGGCCCTCAGGCCATGCCCGTCTTCAACGACACCACCCTCACGCCGGAGGACAAGGCCGCGATCATCGCGTTCATCGAGACCACGCGTGAGGAGCCCAACCCGGGCGGCGCCGGCCTCGGCCGCATGGGCCCGGTCTCCGAGGGCCTCGTCGGCTGGGTGGTCGGCATCGGCCTGCTCGTCTTCGCGTCCATCTGGATCACCGCCAAGAAGCCGAAGAAGCTGAAGAAGTCATGA
- the coxB gene encoding cytochrome c oxidase subunit II: protein MSGRRRALSSASALALLAMAATACDAEQWKRVGFPEPSSEQAHRMLQLWQGTWIAALAVGVVVWGLIIWAVLFHRKRKGQEGLPKQVRYNLPVEMLYTAVPFVIIGVLFFYTARDQSYVEKIEKNPDVTVDVIGYQWSWQFDYIGAGFQKADGTPVSISGTPTSPDAPGGTGNGEKPVLVLPVNKTVHFNLKSDNVIHSFWVPAFLYKKDVMPGYVNQFQLTPSKTGTYEGRCAELCGVDHSRMLFQVKVVTQAEFDAYIAEQKGGGAQ, encoded by the coding sequence GTGAGTGGCCGCCGCCGAGCGCTGAGCAGCGCGTCCGCGCTGGCTCTGCTGGCGATGGCGGCCACCGCCTGCGACGCCGAACAATGGAAGCGCGTAGGCTTCCCCGAGCCTTCCAGCGAGCAGGCGCATCGCATGCTCCAGCTCTGGCAGGGCACGTGGATCGCCGCGCTGGCCGTCGGCGTCGTCGTCTGGGGCCTGATCATCTGGGCCGTGTTGTTCCACCGCAAGCGGAAGGGCCAGGAGGGCCTTCCCAAGCAGGTGCGCTACAACCTTCCGGTCGAGATGCTGTACACCGCCGTACCGTTCGTCATCATCGGCGTCCTCTTCTTCTACACGGCGCGAGACCAGTCCTACGTCGAGAAGATCGAGAAGAACCCCGACGTGACGGTCGACGTGATCGGCTACCAGTGGAGCTGGCAGTTCGACTACATCGGCGCCGGCTTCCAGAAGGCGGACGGCACTCCGGTCAGCATCTCCGGAACTCCGACCTCTCCTGACGCCCCCGGCGGCACCGGCAACGGCGAGAAGCCCGTGCTGGTCCTTCCGGTGAACAAGACGGTCCACTTCAACCTCAAGTCGGACAACGTCATTCACTCCTTCTGGGTTCCCGCGTTCCTTTACAAGAAGGACGTCATGCCCGGCTACGTGAACCAGTTCCAGCTCACGCCGAGCAAGACCGGCACCTACGAAGGCCGTTGCGCCGAGCTGTGCGGAGTCGACCACTCCCGGATGCTGTTCCAGGTGAAGGTCGTGACGCAGGCCGAGTTCGACGCCTACATCGCCGAGCAGAAGGGCGGAGGCGCGCAGTGA
- the ctaD gene encoding cytochrome c oxidase subunit I, which yields MTSTDHKVIGYLYIITSFTFFLIGGVMALVMRVELFEPGQDIVSNEQFNQLFTMHGTIMLLMFATPLFAGFANVIMPLQIGSPDVAFPRMNMLAYWFYLFGSLIVVAAFFTPDGAASFGWFAYAPLSDSVRSPGIGGDMWVVGLTLSGLGTILGGVNFITTIIGMRAPGMTMFRMPIFVWNVLLTSLLVLLAFPVLAAALLALYADRQFGAHVFDADHGGALLWQHLFWFFGHPEVYILALPFFGIVTEILPVFSRKPIFGYIGLVGATIAIAGLSITVWAHHMYVTGQVLLPFFSFMTFLIAVPTGVKYFNWIGTIWRGHLTFETPMLFALGFLVTFLFGGLTGVILASPPLDFQLSDSYFVVAHFHYVVFGTVVFAMFAGFYFWWPKWTGKMLNERWGKIHFWTLFVGFHLTFLVQHWLGAEGMPRRYADYAQEFTGLNQLSTVGSFLLGASMLPFFYNVYITWRKGKKVEVDDPWGYGASLEWATSCPPPRHNFNSIPKIRSERPAFDLHHAAEAVEAAELAGVDVAAIEADSDVKKRRS from the coding sequence ATGACCTCGACCGACCACAAGGTCATCGGCTACCTCTACATCATCACGTCGTTCACGTTCTTCCTCATCGGCGGCGTCATGGCGCTGGTGATGCGGGTCGAGCTCTTCGAGCCCGGCCAGGACATCGTGAGCAACGAGCAGTTCAACCAGCTGTTCACCATGCACGGCACGATCATGCTGCTGATGTTCGCGACGCCGCTGTTCGCGGGCTTCGCCAACGTCATCATGCCGCTCCAGATCGGCTCGCCCGACGTGGCGTTCCCGCGCATGAACATGCTGGCGTACTGGTTCTACCTGTTCGGCAGCCTCATCGTCGTCGCCGCGTTCTTCACGCCGGACGGCGCCGCGAGCTTCGGCTGGTTCGCCTACGCCCCGCTGTCGGACTCCGTCCGGTCCCCGGGCATCGGCGGCGACATGTGGGTGGTCGGCCTGACCCTGTCGGGTCTGGGCACCATCCTCGGTGGCGTCAACTTCATCACGACGATCATCGGCATGCGCGCGCCCGGCATGACCATGTTCCGCATGCCGATCTTCGTGTGGAACGTGCTGCTGACCTCGCTGCTGGTCCTGCTGGCCTTCCCGGTCCTGGCCGCGGCGCTGCTGGCGCTGTACGCCGACCGCCAGTTCGGCGCGCACGTGTTCGACGCCGACCACGGCGGCGCGCTGCTGTGGCAGCACCTGTTCTGGTTCTTCGGCCATCCGGAGGTCTACATCCTCGCGTTGCCCTTCTTCGGCATCGTGACGGAGATCCTCCCGGTGTTCAGCCGCAAGCCCATCTTCGGCTACATCGGCCTCGTCGGCGCGACCATCGCGATCGCCGGACTGTCGATCACGGTCTGGGCGCACCACATGTACGTGACCGGCCAGGTCCTCCTGCCGTTCTTCTCGTTCATGACGTTCCTCATCGCGGTCCCGACCGGTGTGAAGTACTTCAACTGGATCGGCACGATCTGGCGCGGCCACCTGACGTTCGAGACGCCGATGCTGTTCGCGCTCGGCTTCCTCGTGACGTTCCTCTTCGGCGGTCTGACCGGTGTCATCCTCGCCTCGCCGCCGCTGGACTTCCAGCTGTCGGACTCCTACTTCGTCGTGGCGCACTTCCACTACGTCGTCTTCGGCACCGTGGTGTTCGCGATGTTCGCGGGCTTCTACTTCTGGTGGCCGAAGTGGACCGGCAAGATGCTCAACGAGCGCTGGGGCAAGATCCACTTCTGGACCCTGTTCGTCGGCTTCCACCTGACCTTCCTCGTCCAGCACTGGCTGGGCGCCGAGGGCATGCCGCGCCGCTACGCGGACTACGCGCAGGAGTTCACCGGCCTCAACCAGCTGTCCACGGTGGGCTCGTTCCTGCTGGGCGCCTCGATGCTGCCGTTCTTCTACAACGTCTACATCACCTGGCGCAAGGGCAAGAAGGTCGAAGTCGACGACCCGTGGGGCTACGGCGCCTCGCTCGAGTGGGCGACCTCCTGCCCGCCGCCGCGGCACAACTTCAACTCCATCCCGAAGATCCGCTCGGAGCGTCCGGCCTTCGACCTGCACCACGCCGCCGAGGCGGTCGAGGCGGCAGAGCTCGCGGGCGTCGACGTCGCCGCGATCGAAGCGGACTCCGACGTGAAGAAGCGGAGGTCCTGA
- a CDS encoding cytochrome c oxidase subunit 3: MLPVATASAIKTTTHGGRANRPNLVNVGTIVWLSSELMFFAALFAMYFTIRSVTKGSGGEWPQAELNLPFAAVNTLVLVLSSVTCQMGVFAVEKKGGSDADRLRKMRFWYLISFLMGLYFVLGQLWEYRELVHEGVTLSASAYGSVFYLTTGFHGLHVTGGLIAFLLVLGRTYAAKRWTHEQATSAIVVSYYWHFVDVVWIGLFATIYLIR; this comes from the coding sequence ATGCTGCCCGTGGCAACTGCATCCGCGATAAAGACAACAACGCATGGCGGCCGGGCGAATCGTCCGAACCTCGTCAATGTGGGGACGATCGTTTGGCTGTCGTCCGAGCTCATGTTCTTCGCGGCGTTGTTCGCGATGTACTTCACCATCCGGTCGGTGACCAAGGGTTCCGGCGGAGAGTGGCCCCAGGCCGAGCTGAACCTGCCGTTCGCGGCGGTCAACACGCTGGTCCTCGTGCTCTCCTCCGTGACCTGCCAGATGGGTGTCTTCGCCGTTGAGAAGAAGGGCGGCTCCGACGCCGACCGTCTCCGGAAGATGCGCTTCTGGTACCTGATCTCCTTCCTCATGGGCCTCTACTTCGTCCTCGGACAGCTCTGGGAGTACCGGGAGCTGGTCCACGAGGGCGTCACCCTGTCTGCGAGCGCCTACGGCTCGGTCTTCTACTTGACCACCGGGTTCCACGGCCTCCACGTGACCGGAGGTCTGATCGCGTTCCTGCTCGTCCTGGGACGCACGTACGCCGCGAAGCGCTGGACCCATGAGCAGGCGACGAGCGCGATCGTCGTTTCGTACTACTGGCACTTCGTGGACGTGGTCTGGATCGGCCTGTTCGCGACCATCTACCTGATCCGATAA
- a CDS encoding sulfurtransferase TusA family protein, whose translation MRFRRRAPQAQQAPPAPVPVPAGPPAYLMLDALGRKCPIPIIMLAERIREVPLGEIVAVKADDVAARTDIPAWCRMKSQTFVREEALPQGGWAFHIKRDY comes from the coding sequence ATGCGCTTCCGCCGCCGCGCCCCCCAGGCCCAGCAGGCACCGCCCGCCCCCGTCCCGGTCCCCGCGGGCCCGCCCGCCTACCTGATGCTCGACGCGCTGGGCCGCAAGTGCCCGATCCCGATCATCATGCTGGCCGAGCGCATCCGCGAGGTCCCGCTCGGCGAGATCGTCGCCGTCAAGGCCGACGACGTCGCCGCGCGAACCGACATCCCGGCCTGGTGCCGGATGAAGTCGCAGACCTTCGTGCGCGAGGAGGCCCTGCCGCAGGGCGGCTGGGCCTTCCACATCAAGCGGGACTACTGA
- the erpA gene encoding iron-sulfur cluster insertion protein ErpA: MTETSTQSGINLTDAAAQKVKDLLEQEGRDDLALRVAVQPGGCSGLIYQLFFDERSLDGDVATDFNGVSVVTDRMSAPYLVGATVDFVDTIEKQGFTIDNPNATGSCACGDSFS, from the coding sequence ATGACGGAGACCAGCACTCAGTCGGGGATCAACCTCACCGACGCCGCCGCGCAGAAGGTCAAGGACCTCCTGGAGCAGGAGGGCCGCGATGACCTGGCCCTGCGCGTCGCCGTGCAGCCCGGCGGCTGCTCCGGCCTGATCTACCAGCTCTTCTTCGACGAGCGGTCCCTCGACGGCGACGTCGCCACCGACTTCAACGGCGTCAGCGTCGTCACCGACCGGATGAGCGCCCCCTACCTGGTGGGCGCCACCGTCGACTTCGTCGACACGATCGAGAAGCAGGGCTTCACCATCGACAACCCGAACGCCACCGGGTCGTGCGCCTGCGGCGACAGCTTCTCCTAG
- a CDS encoding cytochrome c oxidase subunit 4: MRVQAFMFYGCGLFFLITDIVYWIFSGDWTGTTAMALAVGLAFMIGIYIHFTVNRIEKLRGGELPEDDKLGDIADSAGDQGFYSPHSWWPLFVAAACATLCLGMIFGTWLMLLGGAMVVLTVIGFVFEYYRGQYVA; the protein is encoded by the coding sequence ATGCGCGTTCAGGCGTTCATGTTCTACGGGTGCGGGCTCTTCTTCCTGATCACCGACATCGTGTACTGGATCTTCTCGGGCGACTGGACGGGTACCACCGCCATGGCGCTGGCCGTCGGCCTCGCGTTCATGATCGGTATCTACATCCACTTCACGGTCAACCGGATCGAGAAGCTGCGCGGCGGCGAGCTGCCCGAGGACGACAAGCTCGGCGACATCGCCGACTCGGCCGGCGACCAGGGCTTCTACAGCCCGCACAGCTGGTGGCCGCTGTTCGTGGCCGCGGCGTGCGCGACGCTCTGCCTCGGCATGATCTTCGGCACCTGGCTGATGCTGCTCGGCGGCGCGATGGTCGTCCTGACGGTGATCGGCTTCGTGTTCGAGTACTACCGCGGGCAGTACGTGGCCTAG